TAAGCGCTCTTTGGAAGAAGCGCCACGTTTTTTTAACAAAGTAGACAACCAGCTAAAACAGAACAGGCGGATTTTAAAAGCGTTTAATAAAGCGGGGAAGGCTACGGTTCGTTCAGATGTTTTAGAAGAACAGGGTTTTAACCCTAAGTTTTTTACACATTACTGGAAAAACAAAAAGGGTGATGTGTACCTGTTTGTTTACGAGTATGGTTTTCTTAAAAAGAAAGAACATAGCACAGACAAATATATTTTAATCCAGTGGCAGCATTATATGGGTTAAGTTTAAGGGGCTTCATCCATTAATAAACAAGATTGCCGGTTTCAATATCATAGTACGGAGACTGACCTGTTTCTTATTTGGTACATTATTTATAGGATGATATCTTTTTCTTAGCCGTCGTAGTCCGAACTCGTACAGGTCTTTATTTGTAGCAGCTTTATTTTCATCTTTTGTAAACAAAGCTTTTAGTCCATCGGCTAGTAAAGTGCCTGTTGCTGAATTACCAACACAGCAGTATTAATGGTTTCCTTTTTGTCTTTTGTTTCTGTTGAAGGGAGGTTTTTTTCTTGTTTTATGGCCGGAGAATCTTCCTGTTTCTCAATTGTAGTTTTTTTACTGTGTACGTTGAGGTTTGTTTAAATCACCTTTGGACGTGTAAATTTTACGGGTTGAGAAATTCTTTTTTGGGACAAATCGTATGCAGTTTCGTATTGAAAATTAAGTATTTGTTTAAAGGTAAACATAAAAAAAGCGGTTTAGAAAGGCTAAACCGCTTATTTACATATAATTTTATTTTGTAGCGAGAGGGGGGCACGATCCCCCGACCTCCGGGTTATGAATCCGACGCTCTAACCAACTGAGCTACCTCGCCTAATTTAAGGCTGCAAATATAAAAACAAAATTGGTGTAAGCAAACGAAACCTACAGAAAATATTCTTAAAAAATCTTGTTATTCTTATCAATTAATGTATATATTGGGCAATATAAATTTCACAATTATTTATGGACGATAAAATTAGATTTGATATTGAATTTCCCATACATGCCTCTCCGCAATTGTTGTACCAATATATTTCAACGCCATCGGGTTTATCCGAATGGTTTTCAGATAATGTAAATTCCAGAGGGGAATTGTTTACATTTATTTGGGACGGTAGCGAAGAAAAAGCAAAGCTCCTTAACAAAAAAAGTGGAGAACGCGTTAAGTTTAGATGGCTTGCAGATGAAGAAGACGAACAAACCTATTATTTTGAAATTAGAATTCAAGTTGATGAAATAACGAAAGACGTATCGTTAATGGTTACAGATTTTGCAGAAGAAGATGAAGTTGATGAGGCTAAAATGCTGTGGGAAAACCAGATTTCCGATTTAAAGCAAGTATTGGGCTCTGCATAGCTAAAAAAGTATATTTTAAATTATATTTGTCCCGCTTAAATAAATGAATTTAGCGGGATTTTTTTATGATAAATTTTAACGGAAAGCTATTAGAAAACAATAACATACTATCAATCCAAAACCGAGGTTATGCCTATGGTGATGCTCTTTTT
This genomic stretch from Flavobacteriaceae bacterium GSB9 harbors:
- a CDS encoding START-like domain-containing protein — its product is MDDKIRFDIEFPIHASPQLLYQYISTPSGLSEWFSDNVNSRGELFTFIWDGSEEKAKLLNKKSGERVKFRWLADEEDEQTYYFEIRIQVDEITKDVSLMVTDFAEEDEVDEAKMLWENQISDLKQVLGSA